In Brevibacillus brevis, a genomic segment contains:
- a CDS encoding metalloregulator ArsR/SmtB family transcription factor — protein sequence MSPKERDDICEVQCFDDAKVNRLKPFAAESAGVAKIFKALADDTRAKIIHILSLEDELCVCDIAAIIGSSIANTSHHLRLLRNMGLAKYRKEGKLVFYSLDDDHVRHLISAGVEHAKELKVPVPSEGK from the coding sequence GTGTCTCCAAAAGAACGGGACGATATTTGTGAAGTGCAATGTTTTGACGATGCAAAAGTGAACCGCTTGAAGCCGTTTGCAGCCGAATCCGCAGGTGTCGCCAAAATCTTCAAGGCACTGGCCGATGACACACGCGCCAAGATCATCCACATCCTGTCCCTGGAAGACGAGCTTTGCGTCTGCGACATCGCTGCGATCATCGGCAGCTCGATCGCCAATACCTCCCACCATTTGCGCCTGTTGCGCAACATGGGGCTGGCCAAGTACCGCAAGGAAGGAAAGCTCGTGTTTTACTCTCTCGATGATGACCACGTGCGCCATCTCATCTCTGCCGGCGTCGAGCATGCCAAGGAGCTGAAGGTTCCCGTGCCATCGGAGGGCAAATGA